The stretch of DNA CCTAACTTGGGACTTACGTCAAATTTTCACTTGGCCATGCATTGACATCAATGGGAGAGTAAGTGAAAAATAGACTTAAGTAGAAGTTAGAATTTGTCCCTTAAAGTTCAGATATTATTGTTCTTCTGTgtacttttttaaattttttagaACCAGCATCAAAAGGTCAAAGGTACAGGAAGATATTTTAGGAGAGTAACTTCTCTCCTCTTTTAATAGCAAGCAATAACACTGAACAATTCATTATCGGACAAAAAAGATCATTCTGTAACTGTTGACATTTTGGGTttaaggaggaagaggaggaccgaAGAAAAGAAGAACTGAATTCCTCTACAGTAAACAGTCACCATCCGACCCCAACATATTCCCCTCCAGCTGGAGAGCCAGAACCaatgtctttctgtctgtttctttctttGTGCAGTCAGGCACACAGCACTGACAGATCTTAGTCCCTGGGTAACGTCTCCTGTCCAGTCAGAACACAAAAGCATCTCTTTTTCATAGAAGAAATAAGACTTATAGGAGGGATGAGAGTCCTGTCACTGGAAATTCTGGCAGACACTGAATGTCACACACACTCCTGTATTCAACTCAAATAGTACTTGATTTCTATGGTGTCACACACAGCCGTTCTCATGTCGAGGCTTGCGTTGCGGCCTCTCTACCATAGTGTGAGGGACGGGGGGGTATAGGGAAGGAGCCAGGGTGCACAGGAAGCCGGCCAATAGGGTGAGACCTAGGCCCCCCCATGCGCAGAACATGGACCAACCGTATCCGTGACTGATGTCTTCTGGGATCCCATACATATAGCGAGGATAACGGGACAGTTGGAAGTTGATCCCTGATACACATGTACACAGAGAGATGATACAGCATGTTCCtgatgggacagggagagagagggagagaagagggtgagagagaggaagagagatagagagagagtatatACAAGAATGTTTCATGCATTTATCGATGGTATTAGAATGACTTCTGAATTCCAAATCGAACCCTAGTCCCTAGCCCGTACTCCCTAGTCCCTACTCCCTAACCACTCTTGcagatctgagaggatttgatAGGTGGAAGCACTATAGTGACATTCCCACCTAGCCAATCAGAGGgcagggcaggtagcctagcctatcctagcatttagagcgttgggcaagtaaccaAAATGTTGCTAGTTCAAATACCTGAGCAGATAAGGTGAAaagtctgtcgatgtgcccttgagcaaggtacttaatcctaatttgctccaggggtgccgtactactatggctgacgctgtaaaacaacacatttaacTGCACCTATCGGATGTGAGTATAGGGGCTAGAATAGAGGTAGATTCAAAATATGTCTGCCCAGTAGGATGATGCCTCACTCTCCATAACCAAcgctgtaccccccccccccccctagtggTACTTTATGGTATTGCTATGTATTCTGTGTACATCCTTTGCTCATTCACCTCCTATGAAGAAGAGCAGTCCATAGTGTGCTCTCAGAACTTACCTCCCATGAGAAACAGGAGTCCAGCTACGTACTGCATCAGGTCATGCTGCTTACAACAACCCAGAGCTCCGATCACCCAGCCAAACAGGATGATGGACACAGCCATGCCGATGAAACTGGCTGTCATTCTCTGCAGGTCTACGCAGGGAGAGAGGAATTTGGGATGAAGAAATCAAGACGTCAACATAGTATAAAATCATTTATTTTGCTGTTTTGGTGCCAATTTTAGTTCGACTGAAGAGTTGGAATTACACATTGACTGTCGAGGGTGCTCAATGTCTCTTGGGAGTAATTGATGTCAATATCTTTGACAATTGTGGGAGGGCCCACATTGATATTTCAATTCTAATGGACGGGGGAagggatagtccatctgtagatgctctacagaatagcagtaaaatgtcaaataactatctactaaccttaacccttattctaaaccgaaccctaaccttaacccttattctaaaccgaaccctaaccttaacccttattctaaaccgaaccctaaccttagccttaacccttattctaaaccgaaccctaaccttaacccttattctaaaccgaaccctaaccttaacccttattctaaaccgaaccctaaccttaatccttattctaaacccaaccctaaccttaacccttattctaaaccgaaccctaaccttaacccttattctaaaccgaaccctaaccttaacccttattctaaaccgaaccctaaccttaacccttattctaaaccgaaccctaaccttagcccttattctaaaccgaaccctagccttaacccttattctaaaccgaaccctaaccttaacccttattctaaaccgaaccttaaccttaacccttattctaaaccgaaccctaaccttaacccttattctaaaccgaACCCTAACCTTAGTAAGCGGTTGCTTgtaaacagatagtttgttgatagccCGGATAGCCATACTATGTAAATAAAGTGTGCCCCAGATGTGTTACGGGGGTTTTTACCCAGCCACCCCTTAATTAACCCCTCTGTATTTCCAACCGACCAGGCGCCATTTTGTAGACGCTTTCTAATTCCCCAGATGGAGATAGAAAAAGGGGGTTATTATGGTAACTTACGGAGTGCATGCCACTCATCCTGACCAATAGTCTTGGTTATATTGGTGCTCAGACGTCTGGGCAGGGCTGAAGAAGAGTAGTAGTATTTTATTGGTGTGCAGCGTTGAATCAAACCTGCCGACAaggaagaaaaacaacaacacatagtttcAATGTGTACAGGGCTCCGcttggaaaatatatatatatttttttaatctcaatgtgactccgtttaaataaaaggttaaataaaaaatggagAGGCCATATTGAAATGACACATATTTTTTTGCATATGTAGCCTACCTGATAATTTTTTTTAATGACTAGCAGCATGAACCATAGTTTCACCACATATATTCACATACAGTGTTATAATATGCAGTGTTTTTTCCCCCATTGGCCTATGGTCTTAGTTGCAGCTCTGTAGCCTATAGGTTTTAATCCAAGAATACCATACAGACAAGTGGGGCCTATTctagtgcaatatgaccccatgaGCACACTGACACAACGTTGAGATGACACAAATAAATCAAACGTCAACATTTGTGTCACATTGGTGtgttttggggcggcaggtagcctagtgtttagaacgttgggccagtaaccgaaaggttggttgctggttcgaatccccgagctgacaaggtacaaatctgtcgttctgcccctgaacaaggcagttaacccactgttccccggtaggccatcattgtaaataagaatttgttcttaactgacttgcctagttaaataaaggttaaaaaataaaaCGTATTAAAGTCACTGTGTTACGAAATGATGGATGAAAAtccttgttgttgttgctgcgtAGGCCTTGAATGTGGGCGGACCGCTAGATCAGCACTCAGCTCCTCGGATAGCACCTCAGCTCAAATTCCGATGATGATTCGCTCTATTCACCGCATAAATACGCCTTGTAAACAGACTATAATGCCActgacattatatatatataaacaatatATTGTGTGTGACGTGATCAAATGATGACACCTTTAAAGATGAGATCCTCTGTCTCCAGGTCGAATCCCTCTCGATGACATTTCCTCCACAGCCCGGAGATGGTGGAGTTGTACTGCCGACTACAGAGGGACTCCATGGCCGGGGCAGGGGGCAAAAAGTGCCGCTTAGCCCGGAGGAGGACTCCCCCACTCGACCCCTTCCTCTCCACGTTATTCTCCTTCGGTAGCATACGTAGTGGTAGATTCTGGTTGGAGATATAGATGAATCCAGGGTCGTTTCTTTTGTTGGAATAATTCTTACAACGTTCCTTGTGCCTCCTCGCATCCGTCTCGTACCAATTGTCAGTACATATTGCGACTGCTATGAGTCCCAAGGCGCAAAAAGACAAAAACAGTCCCGCCACCGTCAATGTCCTCATAGCAGACATGATGTTCCACAGCGTGCGGTTTAGAAGAGATTCCTCCTGTTCTACGCCCGGAGGGTTCCAGCTGCCTGAATAATTCCTTCCCCTGGACAGCAATCAATGGTTCGTGAGGGGGGATGTCGTCGCTCTCTGCCGCAGCATCAAGATTATAATACTGTGATGACCGTGTAACGATATAATCCTAGGCCATTATTGACAACAGATCACAAATACTATCGTTAATTGTCCCAGCAATACCAGTAAACATTACGTTATATAAAATTGTAAAAAAGCATTCGGTGATTTATATCAGGAAGGGCCTGTATTTTGATTCATTTCTCTCTTGCTGTGGGTCTGTCCAATATTGCTCGAGGGATTTATTAGCGAGTCCACTAGTCGATGCCAGCAGATGGAGACAGAGCAAACATTTGATAATAATGCATGAACCAACACAATATAATTGTATGTTCACTGTCCATATAGTCAAATAAATAAAGTACGAGATAGAGTTTACAGTTCATTCTAACAGAATAGCGTTAGGATTGATACCCAGACAACTCAGCACATCGCCACCCGTCAGGTAGCCATGTTTGTTTCTCTCCACCCGTCAGGTAGCCATGTttgtttctctccaccctccagGTAGCCATGTTTGTTTC from Salvelinus fontinalis isolate EN_2023a chromosome 5, ASM2944872v1, whole genome shotgun sequence encodes:
- the LOC129854892 gene encoding transmembrane protein 178B-like → MSAMRTLTVAGLFLSFCALGLIAVAICTDNWYETDARRHKERCKNYSNKRNDPGFIYISNQNLPLRMLPKENNVERKGSSGGVLLRAKRHFLPPAPAMESLCSRQYNSTISGLWRKCHREGFDLETEDLIFKGLIQRCTPIKYYYSSSALPRRLSTNITKTIGQDEWHALHLQRMTASFIGMAVSIILFGWVIGALGCCKQHDLMQYVAGLLFLMGGTCCIISLCTCVSGINFQLSRYPRYMYGIPEDISHGYGWSMFCAWGGLGLTLLAGFLCTLAPSLYPPVPHTMVERPQRKPRHENGCV